One window of Dendrosporobacter quercicolus genomic DNA carries:
- a CDS encoding helix-turn-helix domain-containing protein: MTNTKLVVTVKEFAAMTGIGQNRVREFCYLPDFPASKEGNRFIIHVKAANEWLRRRASAKTGVNTAGLKRFLP; encoded by the coding sequence ATGACAAACACCAAGCTGGTGGTCACGGTCAAGGAGTTTGCGGCCATGACCGGCATTGGCCAGAACCGGGTGCGGGAGTTTTGCTACCTGCCGGATTTTCCGGCGTCCAAGGAGGGGAACCGTTTTATCATTCATGTGAAGGCCGCCAATGAGTGGCTGCGGCGGCGGGCCAGCGCCAAGACGGGCGTGAATACGGCCGGTCTGAAACGTTTCCTGCCGTGA
- a CDS encoding helix-turn-helix transcriptional regulator — MSKEIGKRIRAARERLHLSQAALSELIGAGNQSTVAGWERGRTEPDGETLVKLAVILKVSTDHLLGVDAGVLALPADVTDLARDIAGLPPAERAVIEKIVAALKAEDKDKVVPG, encoded by the coding sequence ATGAGCAAAGAAATAGGAAAGCGCATCCGCGCCGCCCGCGAACGGCTCCACCTGTCCCAGGCCGCCCTGTCGGAACTGATCGGTGCCGGCAATCAGTCCACCGTGGCCGGCTGGGAGCGGGGACGGACCGAGCCGGACGGCGAAACGCTGGTCAAGCTGGCCGTCATTCTGAAAGTCTCGACCGACCACTTACTTGGCGTCGATGCCGGCGTGCTGGCGCTGCCGGCCGACGTCACCGACCTGGCCCGCGACATTGCCGGCCTGCCGCCGGCCGAGCGGGCCGTCATTGAAAAGATTGTGGCGGCCTTAAAGGCCGAAGACAAGGACAAAGTCGTCCCTGGTTGA
- a CDS encoding tyrosine-type recombinase/integrase has protein sequence MVQGKIPGPCGNLQDPRSWSKQFKCLAKAAGIDITFHKLRHDHASRLSANGVSIKDAQYRLGHSTTHMLLNVYTHRISGGQEKIASWLNSSFPTAPTDHETPLH, from the coding sequence GTGGTTCAAGGGAAAATCCCCGGCCCCTGCGGCAACCTGCAGGACCCGCGCAGTTGGTCAAAACAATTCAAATGCCTGGCCAAAGCGGCCGGCATCGACATCACGTTTCATAAACTCCGGCACGACCACGCCAGCCGGCTCTCGGCCAACGGCGTCAGCATCAAGGACGCCCAGTACCGGCTGGGCCACAGCACAACCCATATGCTGCTCAATGTCTACACCCACAGGATATCCGGCGGCCAGGAAAAAATCGCCTCGTGGCTCAATTCTTCCTTTCCGACCGCCCCAACCGATCATGAAACACCACTTCATTGA
- a CDS encoding GGDEF domain-containing protein, translating into MQSKFFIRFAPGIIITAVIVLHLTGFMAEKYLIQAASLTIWLVVAIVDVLLGCKCGRLIQELYKGRFQDSLTGLNNREFFYLFLRDMLAQKRAAGRIALIMIDIDDFKQVNDCYGHIAGDKVLRMVADGFRKHIRSSDVAVRWGGEEFVILLPDTSIEGAHLLAERLRRYVEKQEFVYKGRRLQITISLGVATVDKVVAIDALIELADKALYKAKVEKNIVSVCC; encoded by the coding sequence ATGCAGAGTAAGTTTTTTATCAGATTTGCACCCGGTATTATTATCACAGCGGTGATTGTTTTGCATTTAACTGGCTTTATGGCTGAAAAGTATTTAATTCAGGCCGCTTCACTGACGATATGGCTGGTAGTTGCAATTGTTGATGTATTGTTGGGCTGTAAATGCGGCCGCTTAATTCAGGAATTGTACAAAGGCCGTTTTCAGGACAGTCTGACAGGCTTAAACAACCGGGAGTTTTTTTATTTGTTTCTGCGGGATATGCTGGCCCAAAAGCGGGCTGCAGGCCGTATCGCTTTAATTATGATCGATATAGATGATTTTAAACAGGTAAATGACTGCTACGGACATATTGCCGGCGACAAAGTTCTCCGGATGGTTGCCGATGGTTTTCGCAAGCATATAAGAAGCAGCGATGTGGCTGTAAGGTGGGGCGGTGAAGAATTTGTCATACTGCTTCCGGATACAAGTATCGAGGGCGCGCATTTACTTGCTGAAAGATTGCGCAGATATGTGGAAAAGCAGGAATTTGTGTATAAAGGCCGGCGGCTGCAAATTACAATAAGTCTGGGGGTGGCAACTGTCGATAAAGTTGTCGCCATAGATGCTTTAATTGAATTGGCTGACAAAGCTTTATATAAGGCTAAGGTCGAAAAAAATATTGTAAGTGTATGTTGTTGA
- the larA gene encoding nickel-dependent lactate racemase: MSKFELGLGKKTVSLTLPDEKISKVIEGKPYQAITDIAAAARQALRNPIGVPPLREVVKAGEKVVLIASDITRAWLKHDQFLPYLLDELNAAGIPDADISLIVALGAHRYHTDAENISVYGQEVVRRINIIQSHAPVEEDFVDIGTTSRGVPVRLNKAVVNADRVILTGGIVYHLMAGFGGGRKSIVPGVASYPTIQGNHSFCLHEQPGQGISPVSGSGRLKGNHMHEDMLEMAELLKPDFLFNVVLDAEGNFARFVAGHWLEAWQEGCKTTAEIFGVAIDEQADLVIASAGGFPKDINLYQGSKTVDNAVLACKDDGVVILLLECADIAEPPDFSDWFNYENLQEREQALREGFTVPGFVALKLGLMAQKIPHIVVTLPENRDFIEKAGMTPVTTIEEAIALAEDKLGRSEYKIIVMPHAANTVPILKTPNL, from the coding sequence ATGAGCAAATTTGAACTTGGTTTGGGTAAAAAGACAGTAAGTCTTACCCTGCCTGACGAAAAAATAAGCAAAGTTATTGAGGGCAAGCCCTACCAGGCGATTACCGATATAGCGGCAGCGGCCCGGCAGGCGCTGCGAAATCCGATTGGCGTTCCGCCGTTGCGGGAAGTCGTTAAGGCCGGGGAAAAGGTTGTCCTTATTGCGAGCGATATCACCAGAGCCTGGCTTAAGCATGATCAGTTTTTGCCTTATCTTTTAGACGAGCTTAATGCAGCCGGAATTCCTGATGCCGATATCTCGCTGATTGTTGCTTTAGGAGCGCATCGTTATCATACTGATGCTGAGAATATTAGCGTGTACGGTCAGGAGGTGGTAAGGCGGATTAATATTATTCAAAGTCATGCACCGGTGGAGGAGGACTTTGTCGATATTGGCACTACCAGCCGGGGCGTGCCGGTGAGACTCAACAAAGCAGTGGTAAACGCCGACAGGGTGATATTAACCGGCGGCATTGTATATCATTTAATGGCGGGCTTTGGCGGCGGCCGCAAAAGTATCGTACCGGGAGTTGCCAGCTATCCGACGATTCAGGGAAATCATAGTTTTTGCCTGCATGAACAGCCTGGCCAAGGCATCAGCCCGGTCAGCGGCTCCGGCAGGCTGAAAGGCAATCACATGCATGAGGATATGCTGGAAATGGCTGAACTGCTTAAGCCGGATTTCCTGTTTAACGTTGTGCTGGACGCCGAGGGCAATTTTGCCCGTTTTGTGGCCGGGCACTGGCTGGAAGCCTGGCAGGAGGGCTGCAAGACAACTGCTGAAATATTCGGCGTTGCAATAGATGAGCAAGCCGATTTGGTTATTGCTTCGGCTGGCGGCTTTCCGAAAGATATTAATTTGTACCAGGGGTCAAAAACCGTTGATAACGCTGTATTGGCTTGTAAAGATGACGGCGTGGTTATCCTATTGCTGGAGTGCGCCGATATTGCCGAGCCCCCTGACTTTAGCGACTGGTTCAATTACGAGAATTTACAGGAGCGCGAACAGGCGTTGCGGGAAGGCTTTACAGTGCCGGGCTTTGTTGCCCTAAAGCTGGGACTAATGGCGCAAAAAATTCCGCATATTGTAGTGACGCTGCCGGAAAATAGAGATTTTATTGAAAAGGCGGGCATGACTCCGGTAACTACCATTGAGGAAGCAATCGCCTTAGCTGAGGACAAGCTTGGCCGGTCTGAATATAAAATTATTGTGATGCCTCATGCAGCCAATACCGTACCAATACTGAAGACCCCAAATCTTTAA
- a CDS encoding DUF441 domain-containing protein, giving the protein MSWDYLPLLIVLCLGVLGNNSSVGIAAAVLLLLKLLGLTSWFEPLEQNGISIGVTILTIAILAPVAAGRITLANMAEVFKTTTGVIAIAVGIFVAWAGGRGAWFMKESPEVVTSLIIGTIAGVCFFNGIPVGPLIAGGLVYMLLSIAKLWS; this is encoded by the coding sequence ATGTCTTGGGACTATCTACCGCTATTGATTGTTCTTTGCCTGGGCGTACTTGGCAACAATTCCTCTGTCGGCATTGCCGCAGCAGTTCTATTGCTCCTTAAACTACTCGGCCTTACCTCCTGGTTTGAACCATTGGAACAAAACGGAATCTCCATCGGAGTGACAATCTTAACCATAGCCATACTGGCGCCGGTTGCAGCCGGCCGCATTACGCTTGCCAACATGGCTGAAGTGTTTAAAACGACTACCGGAGTGATCGCGATTGCCGTCGGCATTTTTGTCGCCTGGGCCGGCGGCCGCGGCGCCTGGTTTATGAAAGAGTCACCGGAGGTGGTTACCTCCCTCATCATCGGCACAATTGCCGGCGTGTGTTTTTTCAATGGAATACCGGTCGGACCGCTGATCGCCGGCGGCTTAGTCTATATGCTTTTATCCATAGCCAAGCTTTGGAGCTAA
- a CDS encoding RNA degradosome polyphosphate kinase, translating to MFDQQEYFINRELSWLKFNQRVLNEAAAKDVPLLERLRFIAITSSNLDEFFMIRVAGLKQQQESGMTKVDIAGLTAGEQLNQIAQAAQDMVKLQYRYFKAVTGKLAEQGICLSRPADLSDKGREWVEHYFNSTIYPVITPMALDASHPFPFLANRSLNLAVVLCGHDGKESFAVVPVPGVLPRIIEAPVYSRRRFFVFLEDIIIQYCQRLFQGHRIRFIVPFRITRNADLSIDEEDAKDLLAEVEKSLRLRKRGEAVRLELGRSNDKDIKRFLVEQLKITGDDVYETAGPLDLTCMMNFADLPGCGDLRYKPLKPLLPVCLQDKKDIFAAIRHGDILLHHPYESFAPVVEFIQSAANDPAVLAIKQTLYRVSGDSPIVRALALAAENGKQVTVIVELKARFDEEKNIQWARRLEEAGCHVVYGLVGLKTHAKIALVVRRENEGIKRYVHMGTGNYNDATARIYTDLGLFTCSDQFGIDASAFLNTLSGYSDAPVWNKLVVAPLGLRDRLYQLIDREIDLARAGQPARIIAKMNSLIDKQVMIKLYEASSQGVKIDLIIRGICGLRPGLAGISDNITVRSIVGRFLEHHRIFFFSNGGDEKIWLSSSDWMPRNLNDRVELMFPVDDDRHIERIRLILEIMLKDNQKAYQMKSDGTYRRVSKKGKSVNSQDELYLRLQKLTAMTGSAQEPRMRPLLRKDLVF from the coding sequence ATGTTTGATCAACAAGAGTATTTTATCAATCGCGAATTAAGCTGGCTAAAGTTTAACCAGCGGGTTCTGAATGAAGCGGCCGCAAAGGATGTGCCGCTGCTGGAGCGTCTCAGGTTTATTGCGATAACCAGTTCCAATTTGGATGAGTTTTTTATGATCAGAGTGGCAGGATTAAAGCAGCAGCAGGAAAGCGGCATGACCAAAGTGGATATTGCGGGCTTGACGGCGGGTGAACAGCTTAACCAGATTGCACAAGCGGCGCAGGACATGGTCAAGCTGCAATACCGTTATTTCAAAGCTGTGACGGGAAAGTTGGCAGAGCAGGGGATTTGTTTGAGCAGGCCGGCTGATTTATCGGACAAGGGCCGGGAGTGGGTTGAACACTATTTTAACAGTACCATATACCCTGTCATTACTCCTATGGCGTTGGATGCCAGCCATCCTTTTCCGTTTCTGGCCAACCGCTCATTAAATCTTGCCGTGGTGCTCTGCGGGCATGACGGCAAGGAAAGCTTTGCTGTGGTGCCGGTGCCCGGCGTACTGCCGAGAATTATCGAAGCGCCTGTTTACAGCCGGAGACGTTTTTTTGTCTTCCTGGAAGATATTATTATCCAATACTGTCAGCGCTTATTCCAGGGTCACCGGATTCGGTTTATTGTGCCATTCCGCATCACCCGGAATGCTGATTTATCGATTGATGAGGAGGATGCCAAAGATTTGCTGGCTGAAGTCGAAAAATCATTGCGGCTGCGCAAACGGGGCGAGGCTGTACGCCTGGAGCTTGGCCGCAGCAATGACAAAGATATTAAGCGCTTCCTCGTTGAACAGCTGAAAATAACCGGGGACGATGTTTATGAAACGGCCGGGCCGCTGGATTTAACCTGCATGATGAATTTTGCCGACCTGCCGGGCTGCGGCGATTTGCGCTACAAGCCGCTTAAACCGTTGCTGCCCGTTTGTCTTCAGGATAAAAAGGATATTTTTGCGGCAATTCGCCACGGCGATATATTGTTGCATCATCCGTATGAATCATTTGCGCCGGTTGTGGAATTTATTCAGTCGGCGGCCAATGATCCTGCGGTATTGGCCATTAAGCAGACCTTATACCGGGTCAGCGGCGATTCGCCCATTGTCCGGGCGCTGGCGCTGGCGGCTGAAAACGGAAAACAGGTTACGGTCATTGTGGAGCTGAAGGCGCGGTTTGATGAAGAAAAGAATATCCAGTGGGCCCGGCGCCTGGAAGAGGCCGGCTGTCATGTAGTATATGGTCTGGTGGGTTTAAAAACACATGCGAAAATAGCCCTCGTTGTCCGCCGGGAGAATGAGGGGATTAAGCGTTATGTTCATATGGGAACGGGAAATTACAATGACGCAACAGCCCGGATTTACACCGATCTGGGGTTGTTTACCTGCAGCGATCAATTCGGCATTGACGCTTCGGCTTTTTTAAATACTTTGTCAGGGTACTCCGATGCGCCTGTCTGGAACAAACTGGTCGTGGCGCCGCTGGGACTGCGGGACCGGCTATATCAATTGATTGACCGGGAAATTGATCTGGCGCGGGCAGGACAGCCGGCGCGCATCATCGCCAAAATGAATTCACTGATTGATAAACAAGTGATGATCAAGCTATACGAGGCTTCCAGCCAGGGCGTTAAAATTGACCTGATTATCCGCGGTATTTGCGGGTTAAGGCCCGGACTTGCAGGGATAAGCGATAATATCACGGTCCGGAGCATTGTGGGGCGGTTCCTGGAACATCACAGAATCTTTTTCTTTTCCAATGGCGGCGACGAAAAAATCTGGCTTTCCAGCTCCGACTGGATGCCCCGGAACCTGAATGACCGGGTGGAGCTGATGTTTCCTGTTGATGATGACCGTCATATTGAGCGGATTAGACTGATATTGGAAATTATGCTCAAAGACAATCAAAAAGCTTATCAAATGAAAAGTGACGGAACTTACCGGCGGGTTAGCAAAAAAGGCAAGTCTGTCAACAGCCAGGATGAACTGTACCTCCGCCTTCAGAAACTTACAGCCATGACCGGTTCAGCACAGGAACCGCGGATGCGGCCGCTGCTTCGCAAGGATCTTGTTTTTTAG
- a CDS encoding HD domain-containing protein translates to MLKEATCNLFAAIHLGSEQVGIQIVQYRNIDDIKVVDQAARQVSLGEETFKSGRISFLAINELCELLQGYKRLLAEYGVRDYRLVATTAVREAVNRYYILDQIKVKTGLRVEIVDMPQEIFYKYAAVFKNIQDHGLTNTPDGLLFVDISSGGLGITLYKNGALKYQQNIHIGILRIKESFDKWQRESMYFQQALSEYIYSAIKPVQQALEQYAIKYLVLSGPETKLLLKILGYGLKDGLALVELTDFYKLYDKVKKLNLPQIIKTFELSEAKAEMVLPTIVLYKQILGLTDIDKIVIPDDQFIDGICLLHIMEKTRDKWSEVIDRQIISLACSLGAKYKYDCRHADAVAGAALLLFDHMAKIHGLGRRERLMLHTAGILHDIGKFVSLRQHYSYSYQLIDSSDIMGFSEMEKNIIANVARYHSKITPVSDNLSLAGLTDQQQVTVGKLAAIIRLADAIDRAHRQKSTSLAIELKGNQITIKVNTQADISLEEWTFLDKVKFFESVFGIRAILTRSAEVS, encoded by the coding sequence ATGTTGAAAGAGGCAACTTGCAATCTTTTTGCAGCAATACATTTAGGTTCGGAGCAAGTTGGCATTCAAATTGTTCAATACCGGAATATTGATGATATCAAGGTGGTTGACCAGGCTGCCCGCCAGGTGTCGCTTGGTGAAGAAACCTTTAAAAGCGGGCGTATCAGTTTTTTGGCGATCAACGAATTGTGCGAGTTATTGCAAGGCTACAAGCGGTTGCTGGCTGAATACGGTGTACGCGATTATCGCCTGGTTGCCACCACTGCGGTGCGTGAGGCGGTTAACCGGTATTATATCCTGGATCAAATTAAGGTAAAGACAGGCTTGCGGGTGGAGATTGTGGACATGCCGCAGGAAATTTTCTATAAATATGCCGCTGTGTTTAAAAATATCCAGGATCACGGTTTGACCAATACGCCTGACGGGCTGCTGTTTGTTGATATATCTTCAGGGGGCCTGGGTATTACCTTATATAAAAACGGCGCCCTAAAGTACCAGCAAAACATTCATATTGGTATATTGCGCATTAAAGAAAGTTTTGATAAATGGCAGCGGGAGTCCATGTATTTTCAGCAAGCCCTGTCAGAGTATATTTATAGTGCAATTAAGCCTGTTCAGCAGGCGCTGGAGCAATATGCGATCAAGTATCTGGTTTTATCCGGGCCAGAGACCAAGCTGCTGTTGAAGATACTGGGCTATGGTCTGAAGGATGGACTGGCCCTGGTTGAGCTGACTGACTTTTACAAGTTATACGATAAAGTTAAAAAATTAAATTTACCTCAGATCATCAAGACTTTTGAGCTAAGCGAAGCCAAAGCTGAAATGGTTTTGCCGACGATTGTGCTCTATAAGCAGATTCTTGGTTTAACTGACATTGACAAGATCGTCATTCCGGATGACCAGTTCATTGACGGTATCTGCTTATTGCATATTATGGAAAAAACCCGGGACAAATGGTCGGAGGTAATCGACCGTCAGATTATTAGTCTGGCCTGTTCCCTGGGCGCTAAGTACAAGTACGATTGCCGCCATGCGGACGCAGTTGCCGGCGCTGCTTTGCTGCTGTTTGACCATATGGCGAAAATTCACGGCCTTGGCCGGCGAGAGCGGCTGATGCTGCACACGGCGGGTATTTTGCATGATATCGGCAAGTTTGTCAGTTTGCGTCAGCATTATTCTTACTCTTATCAACTAATCGATTCTTCTGATATTATGGGTTTTTCAGAGATGGAAAAAAATATTATTGCCAATGTCGCACGATACCATTCTAAAATAACGCCGGTGAGCGACAACCTAAGTCTTGCCGGACTTACCGATCAGCAGCAGGTTACTGTGGGCAAATTGGCGGCGATTATTCGTTTGGCGGATGCAATTGACCGTGCGCACCGGCAAAAAAGCACCAGTCTTGCTATTGAACTAAAAGGAAATCAGATCACGATTAAGGTAAACACACAGGCGGATATCTCATTAGAAGAGTGGACTTTTCTTGATAAGGTTAAGTTTTTTGAAAGTGTTTTTGGAATTCGGGCGATTCTGACCAGGAGTGCGGAGGTAAGCTGA
- a CDS encoding Ppx/GppA phosphatase family protein, with product MRPERIAIIDLGSNSARLIVMHIDDNGAYNLAYHQKEAVRLSEGMAGDGLLQPAAMRRAIHTLAIFARMIELLQVDITLAVATAAVRNARNGPAFIQQVEQETGINVQIICGDAEATLGYLGVTNTIDIQDAVLFDLGGGSTELTLIKNRKAEQTVSLPFGSVNLTEKFNLQNNAADSQLESAIAFMLRHFEQLPWLKDNSIPLIGTGGTARNIAKIDQKRKNYPIAKVHNYRLGWLSFAALWQEISRKTLSQRRKTPGLSNGRADIILGGLSIVKGLFDITRSSQLIISGCGVREGVFFQHYLGSSGGILPDILEHSANNMLLFYKGHTGHASHVADLAAAMFNGWSDLLALSARQQKLLRVAALLHDIGITINYYDHPRHSAYLVENARLFGLTHREQLLTAVIAGWHERPSAKFVNHRVYHEFLDENDWQTARKLALLLAIAETLDASQIGLVKKIEAVFSGGQAHLLLFADEPIPMAQQTWTKLERWFKKDTGANLTMSYSR from the coding sequence TTGAGGCCAGAACGAATAGCAATTATTGATCTAGGTTCCAATTCAGCCCGGTTAATCGTCATGCACATAGACGATAATGGCGCTTATAACCTGGCTTATCACCAGAAAGAAGCCGTACGGTTAAGTGAAGGCATGGCCGGCGACGGCCTGCTCCAGCCAGCGGCAATGCGGCGGGCAATTCACACATTAGCCATATTCGCCCGGATGATCGAGCTGCTGCAGGTGGATATAACCCTGGCAGTCGCAACCGCCGCCGTACGCAATGCCCGGAATGGCCCGGCTTTCATTCAGCAGGTGGAGCAGGAGACCGGAATTAATGTACAGATTATTTGCGGAGATGCCGAGGCAACCTTGGGTTATCTGGGAGTAACAAATACCATCGACATTCAGGACGCGGTTCTATTTGACTTAGGCGGCGGCAGCACCGAGCTTACGCTGATCAAAAACCGTAAAGCCGAGCAAACCGTCAGCCTGCCTTTTGGTTCGGTTAACCTGACCGAAAAGTTCAATTTGCAAAACAACGCCGCCGATTCGCAGCTGGAGAGCGCAATTGCTTTTATGCTGCGCCACTTTGAGCAGCTCCCCTGGCTCAAAGACAACTCCATTCCGCTGATCGGCACCGGAGGAACAGCCAGAAACATCGCCAAAATAGATCAGAAACGGAAAAACTACCCAATTGCCAAAGTCCATAATTATCGCCTGGGCTGGCTGTCCTTTGCAGCCCTCTGGCAAGAAATTTCCCGAAAAACGCTGTCGCAGCGCCGGAAAACGCCCGGGCTTAGCAACGGGCGGGCTGATATTATTCTAGGCGGCTTAAGCATTGTTAAAGGCCTGTTTGATATTACCCGGAGCAGCCAATTGATCATCAGCGGCTGCGGAGTGCGTGAAGGCGTATTCTTTCAGCATTATTTGGGCAGCAGCGGGGGGATATTACCGGATATCCTGGAGCACAGCGCCAACAATATGCTGTTGTTTTATAAAGGCCATACCGGCCATGCCAGCCATGTAGCCGATCTGGCCGCAGCCATGTTTAACGGCTGGTCCGATTTGCTTGCTCTGAGCGCCCGCCAGCAAAAGCTGCTGAGAGTTGCGGCTTTGTTGCACGATATCGGCATAACGATAAATTACTACGATCACCCCCGCCATAGCGCCTATTTGGTTGAAAACGCCAGACTATTCGGACTGACGCATCGCGAACAACTGCTTACCGCCGTGATTGCCGGCTGGCATGAACGGCCTAGCGCCAAATTCGTCAACCACAGGGTCTATCATGAGTTTTTAGATGAGAACGACTGGCAAACCGCCCGCAAACTGGCCTTGCTGCTGGCGATCGCCGAAACCCTCGATGCCAGCCAGATTGGGCTGGTCAAAAAGATTGAGGCTGTTTTTTCCGGCGGACAGGCCCATTTGCTGTTATTTGCCGACGAACCCATACCAATGGCGCAGCAAACCTGGACTAAGCTGGAACGCTGGTTTAAAAAAGACACTGGCGCAAACCTGACTATGAGTTATAGCCGCTGA